The Roseimicrobium gellanilyticum sequence GGAGGCCGCCATGCGCCGGGTACTGGAGGGTATTCGGAACTGTTTTGATATGCCCATCGGTATTCAATTGAGTCATGCGGGCCGGAAAGCTTCCACGGACCTGCCTTGGAATGGAGGCGCGCAGATCCCCCCCGGGGATATCCATGGCTGGCAGACAGAGGCGCCATCGGCCATTCCCTTTGAAGACAGCGAACTTCCCCCGTCCGCTCTCACCAAGGCCGACATGGTGCGGATTCGTAGTGCATTCGTGGCCGCTGCCCAGCGCGCTGATCGATTGGGCATCCAGCTGGTGCAGCTGCACGCGGCGCATGGCTATCTGCTGCACCAGTTCCTCTCGCCTCTCTCCAATCAGCGTGTTGATGAATACGGAGGCACACTCGAAAACCGCATGCGATTCCCGCTGGAGGTTTTCGATGACGTGCGCTCCGCGCTTCCCGCAGAGAAGCCAGTGAGCGTGCGGCTCTCCGCGACGGACTGGGTGGCAGGTGGCTGGGATCTGCCGCAGTCGATTGTCTTTGCAAAGGCACTGGAAGAGCATGGCTGCAGTGCCATTCACATCTCAAGCGGTGGCCTGCACCCTGCTCAGGAAATACCCGTGGGCCCCAGCTATCAGGTGCCGCTGGCCCGTGCAATCAAAGCAGCGGTCAAAATGCCAGTCGTCGCTGTGGGATTGATCACCTCGTACGAGCAGGCAGAGGCGATCGTCGGAACGGGCGACGCCGACATGATCGCACTGGCCCGCACGGTGTTGTACGACCCACGCTGGCCATGGCATGCAGCCGCCGCGCTGGGAGCACACGTCAAGGCGCCGAAGCAATACCTGCGCTCCCAGCCCAGGCAGTACAGCAGCTTGTTCACCACCACCGCATGAGGAAGGGGGTCACCATGATGGAAATCGTCCAGGCATACGATCGAGTCCTCATCACGACGCTCAAGACCGACAACGCAGCTGTCCTTGAGAACAAGCTGTCAGCGGCACACCGTCTCTTTGCAGATCGCACCTCCTGGCTGAAGCCATTCGAAAGGCTGGCGATTCTTCGCAGGCTGGCCGTGCTCCTGGAGGGCAAGCGGAAACACTTCGGTCTCCAGATTGCCCGCGAAGGTGGGAAGCCTCTTACCGATGCGCTCATCGAAGTGGATCGCGCCATTGATGGAGTCCGCACCGCGTCCGAGATGCTTCGCGTCACTGGAGGTCAAGAGATCCCCATGGGGCTCTCGCCAGCCAGCTCGAACCATCGGGCCTTCACGATTCACGAGCCCATTGGCGTGGTGGCCGCGGTGTCTGCCTTCAACCATCCGCTGAACCTGATTGCGCATCAGGTCGCACCGGCGATCGCCGTCGGCTGTCCCATCATCGTGAAGCCGGCTTCCGCCACTCCCCTCTCCTGCTTTGATTTTGTGGCACTCACCCATGAAGCAGGACTGCCTCCGGATTGGTGCCAGACTCTCCTGCCTGAGAGCAGAGAGCTTGGTGAGAAGTTTGCCACAGACCCGCGTGTTGCGTTCTTGAGTTTCATCGGCTCAGCAACGGTCGGTTGGCATCTCCGCTCCAAGATTGCGCCGGGCACACGCTGCGCTTTGGAGCATGGCGGCTCAGCGCCGGTCATCATCGATCGTCATGCCGATCTTGACCAGATCATCGAGCCTCTGGTGAAGGGCGGCTACTACCACGCCGGACAGGTCTGTGTATCCGTCCAGCGCATCTATGTGCATGCAGACTTGGAGAAGGAGTTCGCGGAGCGCTTCGCCGCACGAGTAGCGCACTTGATTGTCGGCGATCCCACCAAACCTGAAACGGAAGTCGGCCCCTTGATCGCACCACGTGAGGCAGACCGTGTGGCGGAGTGGATTGACGAGGCCGGGAGCAAGGGTGCCCGACTTATTGGCGGAGGACGACTGAGTGAAACGACGCTGCGTCCGGCCATCCTCGTGGAACCTCCCCCAGACGCAAAGGTTTCGACCCACGAAGTCTTCGGACCAGTCACCTGTGTCTACCGCTATACCGAACTCGATGACGCCATCGCACGAGCGAATGCACTTCCGGTGGCATTCCAGTCGAGCATCTTCACCCAGGACCTGCAAACCGCCTTCTACGCTGCGGAACGTCTCGATGCCTCCGCTGTGATGATCAACGAGCATACCGCATTCCGGACTGACTGGATGCCATTCGCCGGCCGCCGCCAGTCAGGCTACGGCATCGGCGGCATTCCCTGGACCATGCGGGAAATGACGTCCGAGAAGATGATTGTCATTTCGGATTCACCCCAAGCACCAAGCCAAACTTAACACCCCACCTGCATATGAAGCTAGCCACTGCCATCACTGTCACCGCCTTCACCCTGCTCTCAAGCGCCCTTGGCCAAGACGAAAAACCCATGAACGCAAAACCCACCATTGTCCTCGTCCACGGTCTGTGGGCAGATGGTTCCTCCTGGAACAAAGTCATCACCCCCCTGGTAGAGGATGGATTCGAAGTCATCTCCGTGCAGAATCCCACCACCACCCTCGAGGATGATGTGGCTGCGGCCAACGCGGCGATCGAGCGTGCCAAAGGTGATGTGATTCTCGTCGGACACTCGTGGGGTGGATTTGTCATCACCGAATCCGGAGCCCATCCCAAGGTTAAAGGATTGGTCTATGTCGCGGCGTTCGCTCCGGACAAAGGGGAAACCGTGCCGACACTCAGCGCGAATGCGGCTCCGACCAAGCTCACAGATTTCCTCAAAGAAGCCAACGGCCTGCTGACTGTCTCCAAGGAAGGCGTCGCCAAGGTGTTCGCCGGTGATTTGCCGAAGAGCGAGCAGGAGGTAATCTACGTCGTTCAGCAACCGGCTTCGCCCAAAGTCTTCGCCGGAGTCGGCCAGCATGCCGCATGGAAAACGAAGCCCTCCTGGTATGTCGTTGCATCACAGGACAAGACCATCAATCCCCAGCTTGAAGAGTGGATGGCGAAGCGCGCCAAGTCGAAAATCACCGTTCTGGAAGCCAGCCACGTGGCGATGCTCTCCAAGCCCAAGGAAGTGCTGGAAGTCATCCTGGATGCGGTGAAGAGCACCAGCAAGTGACGCCCCAAACCTCGCCGGAGGCCGTGTCCATGAAACGCGTGCTCCGTCCCAACACTGAGAGGAAACGCATCATGCAAAAAGAGATCATCGCCATTTGGAAAGTCAGGGCATCGGAAACAGAAAGGGTCCTCGGGCTGCTGCCAGCGTTGGCGGCGCAGACGATGAATGAAGAGGGAAACATCTTCTACTCCGTCTACAGGTCGGAGACTGACCCCAATGAGTTCATCCTGCACGAGTGCTATGCCGACGAGCATGCAGCCGATTCTCACCGCAAGTCGGACCACTACCAGAACATCGTTGTAGCTGAAATCATCCCTTGTCTGGAATCCCGAACCGTGACGGTCGTCAGAAAGCTTCTGTGAATTAGTGAATCGTTCTCAACCTGCAAACCCATATGTCCAAGAAAGTCCTTATCATTGTATCGAACGCCAATGTCATCGGCCCACACAACCGGAGAACAGGCATCTTCCTTCCCGAGGTGGCGCATCCGTATGCCGAGTTCGACAAGGTCAAATATCAGGTCGACTTCGCGAGCCTTACGGGAGACACCCCGTACCTTGACGCGCTCCATCTCGCCAATGATCCTGCGAACCTGGCATTCCTCGTGGGCGACGGATGGACCAGGATGCAGAAGGCCAAAAAGCTCTCAGACGTCGATGTTCGCCCATACGACGCGATTTTTATCCCGGGTGGTCTGGCACCCATGGTTGATATGCCCGAGCATCCGCTGTTGAAGCAAGTCGTGCGCGAGACCTATGAGCGCAAGGCCATCGTTGGAGCTGTGTGTCATGGCCCGGTGTCGCTGCTGAATGTGAAATTGAGCGACGGTTCCTACATCGTGAAAGGCAAGAACATCACCTCATTCACGAATGAGGAGGAGGAGAACTACGCCAAGACCGATGTCCCCTTCGAACTGCAAACAGCGCTCACTGGCCAGGGCGCCATCTTCCATACGGTGAGCCCCTGGCAACCCAACAGCATCACAGACGGGCTCCTCGTCACCGGTCAGAATCCGGCGTCCGCCCAAGGAGT is a genomic window containing:
- a CDS encoding NADH:flavin oxidoreductase/NADH oxidase, with amino-acid sequence MTHPALFKLLQIGNLELANRIVIAPMCQYSAVDGCMTDWHLVHLGQLMLSGAALLTIEATAVLPEGRISYADVGLWNDETEAAMRRVLEGIRNCFDMPIGIQLSHAGRKASTDLPWNGGAQIPPGDIHGWQTEAPSAIPFEDSELPPSALTKADMVRIRSAFVAAAQRADRLGIQLVQLHAAHGYLLHQFLSPLSNQRVDEYGGTLENRMRFPLEVFDDVRSALPAEKPVSVRLSATDWVAGGWDLPQSIVFAKALEEHGCSAIHISSGGLHPAQEIPVGPSYQVPLARAIKAAVKMPVVAVGLITSYEQAEAIVGTGDADMIALARTVLYDPRWPWHAAAALGAHVKAPKQYLRSQPRQYSSLFTTTA
- a CDS encoding aldehyde dehydrogenase family protein — translated: MMEIVQAYDRVLITTLKTDNAAVLENKLSAAHRLFADRTSWLKPFERLAILRRLAVLLEGKRKHFGLQIAREGGKPLTDALIEVDRAIDGVRTASEMLRVTGGQEIPMGLSPASSNHRAFTIHEPIGVVAAVSAFNHPLNLIAHQVAPAIAVGCPIIVKPASATPLSCFDFVALTHEAGLPPDWCQTLLPESRELGEKFATDPRVAFLSFIGSATVGWHLRSKIAPGTRCALEHGGSAPVIIDRHADLDQIIEPLVKGGYYHAGQVCVSVQRIYVHADLEKEFAERFAARVAHLIVGDPTKPETEVGPLIAPREADRVAEWIDEAGSKGARLIGGGRLSETTLRPAILVEPPPDAKVSTHEVFGPVTCVYRYTELDDAIARANALPVAFQSSIFTQDLQTAFYAAERLDASAVMINEHTAFRTDWMPFAGRRQSGYGIGGIPWTMREMTSEKMIVISDSPQAPSQT
- a CDS encoding alpha/beta fold hydrolase; translated protein: MKLATAITVTAFTLLSSALGQDEKPMNAKPTIVLVHGLWADGSSWNKVITPLVEDGFEVISVQNPTTTLEDDVAAANAAIERAKGDVILVGHSWGGFVITESGAHPKVKGLVYVAAFAPDKGETVPTLSANAAPTKLTDFLKEANGLLTVSKEGVAKVFAGDLPKSEQEVIYVVQQPASPKVFAGVGQHAAWKTKPSWYVVASQDKTINPQLEEWMAKRAKSKITVLEASHVAMLSKPKEVLEVILDAVKSTSK
- a CDS encoding putative quinol monooxygenase, yielding MKRVLRPNTERKRIMQKEIIAIWKVRASETERVLGLLPALAAQTMNEEGNIFYSVYRSETDPNEFILHECYADEHAADSHRKSDHYQNIVVAEIIPCLESRTVTVVRKLL
- a CDS encoding type 1 glutamine amidotransferase domain-containing protein, with translation MSKKVLIIVSNANVIGPHNRRTGIFLPEVAHPYAEFDKVKYQVDFASLTGDTPYLDALHLANDPANLAFLVGDGWTRMQKAKKLSDVDVRPYDAIFIPGGLAPMVDMPEHPLLKQVVRETYERKAIVGAVCHGPVSLLNVKLSDGSYIVKGKNITSFTNEEEENYAKTDVPFELQTALTGQGAIFHTVSPWQPNSITDGLLVTGQNPASAQGVAQKMIKLLEA